The following coding sequences lie in one Hyphobacterium sp. CCMP332 genomic window:
- a CDS encoding rod-binding protein, with protein sequence MDNLLSPDMQLSQALSGASSGREPTLRRVENEAEARQVAEDFEAFFLSQMVEAMFKGVGENNEFTGGAGENAFAGLLHEEYARVMAGTGGLGLSDNLTAEILRYQETMS encoded by the coding sequence ATGGACAACCTCCTCTCTCCCGACATGCAATTGTCGCAAGCGCTCTCCGGAGCGTCGTCCGGCCGCGAGCCGACGCTGCGCCGTGTCGAGAACGAGGCCGAAGCCCGGCAGGTTGCCGAAGACTTTGAAGCCTTCTTCCTGTCGCAAATGGTGGAAGCCATGTTCAAGGGCGTGGGCGAGAACAATGAATTCACCGGCGGTGCGGGCGAGAACGCCTTTGCCGGCCTCCTGCATGAAGAATATGCCCGCGTCATGGCGGGTACGGGCGGGCTCGGCCTGTCGGATAATCTGACCGCTGAAATCCTGCGCTATCAGGAGACGATGTCATGA
- a CDS encoding GIY-YIG nuclease family protein has product MRQPPKMIWVYILRCADGSYYTGTHRGDGVEQRVAEHQAGTYGGYTASRRPVELVWADWSFQLADAVAFERQIKGWSRAKKEAFIAGDWNGLKQLSKRRGGDVPSK; this is encoded by the coding sequence ATGCGCCAGCCACCCAAAATGATCTGGGTCTATATTCTCCGCTGCGCCGATGGCTCCTATTACACGGGCACGCATCGCGGCGATGGCGTGGAGCAACGCGTGGCCGAACACCAGGCCGGCACCTATGGCGGCTATACAGCCTCCCGGCGGCCGGTCGAACTGGTCTGGGCGGACTGGTCCTTTCAGTTGGCTGACGCGGTGGCTTTTGAGCGTCAAATCAAGGGCTGGAGCCGGGCCAAGAAAGAGGCGTTCATTGCGGGCGACTGGAACGGCCTGAAACAGTTGTCAAAGCGGCGCGGCGGCGATGTCCCAAGCAAATAA
- the flgA gene encoding flagellar basal body P-ring formation chaperone FlgA, with product MKRILLALVFIFAPPPQIIATAFADDAVLLRSDIRVEADIVTLGDLFDVTGDAASVVIARAPEPGRSTSLDPDYVRQQARNNGLAWANPNQLRRVTIERASRMIDAGLVAEMISAELNMRDGYEYEIQLTGVGNIHMPTDAGGLPDLARLDFSNRTGVFQAELIAYDGAAPMRLSGRAYATMDVPVLARAIPAGQIIDDGDIDWMPVRADRVRADALMDPDHMVGQEARRALRPGEPLRAYDLQAPVVVARGDIVNLVFTVPGLTLTARARALEDAGSDEIARFVNLQSNRTIDAMVEGPGRARVVTAGPS from the coding sequence ATGAAACGTATTCTTCTCGCCCTCGTCTTTATCTTCGCCCCGCCGCCGCAAATCATCGCCACGGCCTTCGCCGACGACGCCGTATTGCTGCGCAGCGATATCCGCGTCGAAGCCGATATCGTCACGCTGGGCGATCTCTTCGATGTCACCGGAGACGCCGCCAGCGTGGTCATCGCCCGTGCGCCGGAGCCGGGCCGCAGTACGTCGCTGGATCCCGACTATGTGCGTCAGCAGGCGCGCAATAACGGCCTCGCCTGGGCCAATCCCAACCAGCTGCGCCGCGTCACCATCGAGCGCGCCAGCCGGATGATCGATGCCGGTCTGGTCGCCGAAATGATTTCCGCCGAGCTGAATATGCGAGACGGGTATGAATACGAGATCCAGCTGACCGGCGTGGGCAATATCCACATGCCGACCGATGCCGGCGGTCTGCCGGACCTTGCCCGGCTGGACTTTTCCAACCGCACCGGCGTGTTCCAGGCCGAGTTGATTGCCTATGATGGCGCGGCGCCGATGCGCCTGTCGGGCCGGGCCTATGCGACGATGGATGTGCCGGTGCTGGCGCGGGCCATTCCCGCCGGGCAGATTATTGATGACGGCGATATCGACTGGATGCCGGTTCGCGCCGACCGGGTGCGCGCCGATGCGCTGATGGATCCGGACCACATGGTCGGACAGGAAGCCCGCCGGGCGCTTCGTCCCGGTGAGCCCTTGCGGGCCTATGATCTGCAAGCGCCGGTCGTGGTGGCGCGCGGTGATATCGTGAATCTGGTGTTCACCGTTCCGGGATTGACGCTGACTGCGCGGGCGCGGGCGCTGGAAGATGCCGGCTCGGATGAAATCGCCCGCTTCGTGAACTTGCAGTCCAACCGCACGATTGACGCGATGGTGGAAGGCCCGGGCCGCGCCCGTGTTGTCACCGCCGGACCGTCCTGA
- the dksA gene encoding RNA polymerase-binding protein DksA has product MAKTKNASVSEIELPADYVPSPKEPFMNARQVEYFRRKLNAWKDEIIRESKTTLDALQEDVGAMPDVADRASTETDRSLELRARDRQRKLISKIDSALRRIEDGTYGYCEETGEPISLKRLDARPVATLSLEAQERHERSERVHRED; this is encoded by the coding sequence ATGGCGAAGACTAAAAACGCCTCGGTCTCTGAAATCGAACTTCCGGCCGATTATGTGCCATCCCCGAAAGAGCCCTTCATGAATGCGCGTCAGGTGGAATATTTCCGCCGCAAGCTGAATGCGTGGAAGGACGAAATCATCCGCGAGAGCAAGACCACGCTCGATGCGCTGCAGGAAGATGTCGGCGCCATGCCGGATGTCGCCGATCGCGCCTCGACGGAAACCGACCGCTCTCTGGAACTGCGCGCCCGCGACCGCCAGCGCAAGCTGATCTCGAAAATCGACTCGGCCCTGCGCCGCATCGAAGACGGCACCTACGGCTATTGCGAAGAAACCGGCGAACCCATCAGCCTGAAACGCCTCGATGCCCGCCCCGTCGCCACCCTCTCGCTGGAAGCCCAGGAACGCCATGAGCGGTCTGAACGGGTGCATCGGGAGGATTGA
- the flgH gene encoding flagellar basal body L-ring protein FlgH, translating to MIRKILVFSAALALTACATADRLAEVGSTPQLTPIENPALYATSGNANPAYQYNAPATQGGQTSGGGQNGQGAQGGYPPPPASQYGSGYGANAGAIPASYDASPTNSLWTPGRQTFFGDPRAASPGDILTVNINISDNANVQNSTNRARTASEDSNLTNFLGGEAALSQFFNDAVDPASLTSFGSSGSHSGNGAVTRQETINLSIAAVVTGRMPNGNLAIAGRQEVRINNEIRELLVSGVVRPQDIASDNTIRHTQIAEARISYGGRGHISDVQRPRLGQEIYDILWPF from the coding sequence ATGATCCGTAAAATTCTCGTCTTCTCCGCCGCGCTCGCCCTGACGGCCTGTGCGACCGCCGACCGGCTCGCCGAAGTCGGCTCCACGCCCCAACTGACGCCGATTGAAAACCCGGCGCTCTATGCCACCAGCGGCAACGCCAATCCGGCCTACCAGTATAACGCCCCCGCTACGCAAGGCGGACAAACTTCCGGCGGCGGCCAGAACGGACAGGGCGCTCAGGGTGGCTATCCGCCGCCCCCTGCCTCGCAATATGGCAGCGGTTATGGCGCCAATGCCGGGGCCATTCCGGCCAGTTATGACGCCTCGCCCACCAACTCCTTGTGGACGCCCGGCCGCCAGACCTTCTTCGGTGATCCGCGCGCGGCCTCTCCGGGTGACATCCTGACGGTGAACATCAATATCTCCGACAATGCCAATGTGCAGAACTCGACCAACCGGGCGCGCACGGCCTCGGAAGACAGCAATCTGACCAATTTCCTCGGCGGCGAAGCGGCGCTGTCGCAATTCTTCAATGATGCGGTCGACCCGGCCTCGCTGACCAGTTTCGGCTCGTCCGGCTCGCACAGCGGCAATGGCGCGGTCACCCGGCAGGAAACGATCAACCTGTCCATCGCGGCCGTGGTCACCGGGCGCATGCCGAATGGTAATCTCGCCATCGCCGGGCGGCAGGAAGTGCGCATCAATAACGAGATCCGCGAGCTCCTCGTCTCCGGCGTGGTCCGCCCGCAGGACATCGCCTCGGACAATACCATCCGCCACACCCAGATCGCCGAAGCGCGCATCTCCTATGGCGGCCGCGGCCATATCTCCGACGTCCAGCGCCCGCGCCTGGGCCAGGAAATCTACGACATTCTCTGGCCCTTCTAA
- a CDS encoding phytanoyl-CoA dioxygenase family protein: MAGGDPFGTFATDGYALIRDPAIAAMKDEVRATLHATALHIARRLLPEDVFAALPKDAGFDALLDGIHAAETGNAVTRALYEVFPALPPVIALIHHPFVRKTIAAAGVEEAVAGTLPLIRLDRPGDQRFATPAHQDSWYSLLSPNAVTLWTPLCQMTPDMGELRILPGSQAGGLRAFKPYEAGHEWFETAEPVPEASLVPVAVGYDELLIFNQSLIHKSGPNASDRVRISVQLRFNDLATAHALTSTYTPSLSRYVLEQQKARLDGRA; the protein is encoded by the coding sequence ATGGCGGGCGGCGATCCCTTCGGCACATTCGCAACAGACGGCTATGCGCTGATCCGCGACCCCGCGATTGCAGCGATGAAGGACGAGGTGCGCGCCACGCTGCACGCCACCGCGCTGCACATTGCGCGCCGCCTTCTGCCTGAAGACGTGTTTGCGGCGCTGCCGAAGGATGCCGGGTTTGATGCGCTGCTGGATGGTATTCACGCTGCCGAGACCGGCAATGCTGTTACCCGCGCCCTCTATGAAGTCTTCCCCGCCCTGCCGCCGGTGATCGCGCTGATCCATCACCCCTTCGTGCGCAAGACAATTGCCGCCGCCGGGGTGGAAGAGGCTGTGGCCGGAACGCTGCCGCTGATCCGGCTGGACCGTCCGGGGGATCAGCGCTTTGCCACGCCCGCGCATCAGGACAGCTGGTATTCCCTGCTCTCGCCCAATGCCGTGACGCTGTGGACGCCGCTCTGCCAGATGACGCCGGACATGGGCGAATTGCGCATCCTGCCGGGCAGTCAGGCGGGAGGCTTGCGCGCCTTCAAGCCCTATGAGGCCGGGCATGAATGGTTTGAAACCGCCGAGCCGGTGCCCGAGGCGTCGCTGGTGCCGGTTGCAGTGGGATATGACGAACTCCTGATCTTCAACCAGTCGCTGATCCACAAGAGCGGGCCGAATGCGTCGGACCGGGTGCGGATCTCGGTGCAGCTGCGCTTCAACGATCTGGCGACGGCACACGCCCTGACCTCGACCTATACGCCCTCTCTCTCCCGCTACGTGCTGGAGCAACAAAAGGCGCGCCTTGATGGCCGCGCCTGA
- the pseB gene encoding UDP-N-acetylglucosamine 4,6-dehydratase (inverting): protein MATLASLPPADIESLFSKRDFKTPRINLDGQTILITGGTGSFGKRFVKTVLAEYKPRKLIIFSRDELKQYEMAQEFSPQDYPCLRYFIGDVRDESRLDMAMRDVDIVVHAAALKHVPIAEYNPFECIKTNVMGAENVVRACIKRGVKRVVALSTDKAASPINLYGASKLASDKIFTAAQHMGGRNGPVFSVVRYGNVIGSRGSVVPFFKKLIAEGASELPITDARMTRFWITLDQGVNFVLSSLEMARGGEVFVPKIASMSITELAKSIAPDLPHKVVGIRPGEKLHEVMVPIDDARQTVEIEDRYAILPAMDAEIRLRYLGDGARAVDEDFYYASDNNPEIMDARVLQGLIEQRLKSLAG, encoded by the coding sequence ATGGCCACGCTCGCTTCCCTTCCGCCCGCCGATATTGAGAGCCTCTTTTCCAAGCGGGATTTCAAGACCCCGCGTATCAATCTGGATGGCCAGACCATCCTGATTACGGGCGGGACGGGCTCGTTCGGCAAGCGCTTCGTGAAAACCGTTCTGGCCGAATACAAGCCGCGAAAGCTGATTATCTTCTCGCGCGACGAGCTGAAGCAATACGAGATGGCGCAGGAATTTTCGCCGCAGGACTATCCCTGTCTGCGCTATTTCATCGGCGACGTGCGCGATGAATCGCGGCTGGATATGGCAATGCGCGATGTCGATATTGTCGTGCATGCCGCCGCGCTGAAACATGTGCCGATTGCCGAATACAATCCGTTCGAATGCATCAAGACCAATGTGATGGGCGCGGAGAATGTCGTGCGTGCCTGCATCAAGCGCGGCGTGAAGCGCGTTGTCGCCCTCTCCACCGACAAGGCGGCCAGCCCGATCAATCTCTATGGCGCGTCCAAGCTGGCCTCGGACAAGATTTTCACCGCCGCCCAGCATATGGGCGGGCGCAATGGTCCGGTCTTCAGCGTGGTCCGCTATGGCAATGTCATCGGATCGCGCGGCTCGGTCGTGCCCTTCTTCAAGAAGCTGATCGCTGAAGGTGCCAGTGAATTGCCGATCACCGATGCGCGCATGACGCGCTTCTGGATCACGCTGGATCAGGGCGTGAACTTCGTCCTCTCCAGCCTGGAGATGGCGCGCGGCGGCGAAGTCTTCGTGCCGAAGATCGCCTCCATGTCGATCACCGAACTGGCCAAATCCATCGCGCCGGACCTGCCTCACAAAGTCGTCGGTATCCGCCCCGGCGAGAAGCTGCATGAAGTCATGGTGCCGATTGATGATGCCCGCCAGACGGTGGAGATTGAGGATCGCTATGCCATCCTGCCGGCGATGGATGCGGAAATCCGCCTGCGTTATCTCGGCGATGGCGCGCGCGCGGTGGATGAAGACTTCTACTATGCGTCCGACAATAACCCGGAAATCATGGATGCCCGCGTCCTGCAGGGGCTGATCGAACAGCGGCTGAAGTCGCTGGCAGGCTAG
- a CDS encoding class I SAM-dependent methyltransferase, with product MAAPDRPLRRANWQAVACDLCGASRPDVLGQREIIVRGRTCDHQMVFVDVACGSCGFVQALERPDEAFLMDYYRDAHIGHRGGELHFDAASRLSAVAARVPGGGRIIEIGANDGAFCAELSKAGYDAFGFDPVEADEAAGVEKGFLEAGVASVTPRSADAVIAYYVLEHVIDAGAWLRSALALLKDGGVLILEVPNYTTHPQDSLNVEHLLHFTPETLRELLEQHGLDILPDQPTPTVAYGQAIAARLTDRALAECPRPASDACLTGGPKRLAAAKAAYAEAMADRARRQAAAESAAKLARDADPSGTASVFIWGANEYAERAAPLLAQAFSSVQVVDKSASKIGAPFPGLAVPIAHPDVAADVSARIFLLCSPNWNAQIAAEISAAGWNALAVIDAVAGERL from the coding sequence ATGGCCGCGCCTGACCGCCCCCTGCGCCGCGCCAACTGGCAGGCTGTGGCCTGCGACCTGTGCGGCGCGTCCCGGCCCGACGTGCTGGGCCAGCGCGAAATCATTGTGCGCGGGCGGACTTGTGATCATCAGATGGTGTTCGTCGATGTCGCGTGTGGCTCGTGCGGTTTCGTGCAAGCGCTGGAACGGCCCGATGAGGCTTTCCTGATGGACTATTACCGCGATGCGCATATCGGCCATCGCGGCGGGGAATTGCATTTCGATGCGGCGTCGCGCCTCTCCGCTGTCGCGGCGCGCGTGCCCGGCGGCGGGCGGATCATCGAAATCGGTGCCAATGACGGAGCCTTCTGCGCCGAGCTGTCAAAGGCCGGCTATGACGCGTTCGGCTTTGACCCGGTCGAGGCCGACGAGGCCGCCGGGGTCGAGAAAGGCTTTCTGGAAGCGGGCGTCGCGTCCGTTACACCCCGGTCCGCCGATGCCGTGATCGCCTATTATGTGCTGGAGCATGTGATCGATGCCGGGGCGTGGCTGCGCTCGGCGCTGGCGCTCCTGAAGGATGGCGGCGTTCTGATCCTGGAAGTGCCCAATTACACCACGCATCCGCAGGACTCGCTGAATGTGGAGCATTTGCTGCATTTCACGCCGGAGACGCTGCGCGAATTGCTGGAACAGCACGGGCTGGACATCCTGCCTGATCAGCCGACGCCGACCGTGGCCTACGGGCAGGCGATTGCGGCGCGTCTGACGGACCGGGCGCTGGCGGAGTGCCCGCGTCCGGCGTCCGATGCCTGTCTGACCGGTGGCCCCAAGCGGCTGGCGGCGGCGAAAGCGGCCTATGCCGAAGCCATGGCCGACCGCGCCCGGCGGCAGGCGGCGGCGGAAAGCGCGGCAAAGCTGGCGCGCGACGCTGATCCGTCTGGCACGGCTTCGGTCTTTATCTGGGGCGCGAATGAATATGCCGAGCGCGCTGCGCCGCTGCTGGCGCAGGCCTTTTCATCGGTGCAGGTGGTGGACAAATCCGCCAGCAAAATCGGTGCGCCCTTTCCGGGCCTGGCCGTCCCGATTGCGCACCCGGATGTCGCAGCAGACGTATCGGCGCGCATCTTCCTGCTCTGCTCGCCCAACTGGAATGCCCAGATCGCGGCGGAAATTTCGGCTGCCGGGTGGAATGCGCTCGCCGTGATTGATGCGGTGGCGGGGGAGCGGCTTTAG
- a CDS encoding flagellar assembly protein FliX yields MKVTGPNSASAVSSSKRRSGAGGEGFSVETPSGGSAGVAATSGASALTSVDAILALQSVGDFTEAKRQATERAFTLLDVLDDLKLSLLEGGIPRARLVALMDALQSRRESTNDNRLEAMLDEVETRAAVELAKLER; encoded by the coding sequence ATGAAGGTAACCGGACCCAATTCCGCATCCGCCGTATCATCGTCGAAGCGCCGCTCCGGCGCGGGCGGGGAGGGCTTCTCCGTCGAGACACCGTCCGGCGGATCTGCGGGCGTGGCCGCCACCAGCGGGGCCTCGGCATTGACCTCGGTCGATGCCATCCTGGCGCTGCAATCGGTCGGCGATTTCACCGAAGCGAAAAGACAAGCCACCGAGCGCGCCTTCACCCTGCTGGACGTGCTCGATGATCTCAAACTCTCGCTGCTGGAAGGCGGCATTCCGCGCGCCCGGCTGGTCGCCCTGATGGACGCCCTGCAATCGCGCCGCGAATCAACCAATGACAACCGTCTGGAGGCGATGCTGGACGAGGTCGAGACGCGCGCCGCAGTCGAGCTCGCCAAGCTCGAACGCTAA
- a CDS encoding cytidylyltransferase domain-containing protein — MSLAVIVQARAASSRIPLKLLESLGERSALLRCMDRCREIDGAELVIAAVADGPGDDEIAEEASDAGYMVTRGPEEDVLARMAAAARDSGAETILRVEGHHPFIDPQICHRVVQLLDDTHADFACNDMPLRFPNGLQCEAFPVHLLHEAERNATKPFDRQSVTGWIRTHPRIRRVALTGPGQGLENLRWTLEEPEDLDFCAAVYAELGDRAASIGAAELAALCLRRPDIAGLNAGLNAAVPVIGTPEFATPPMAFRVAA; from the coding sequence ATGAGTTTGGCCGTCATCGTGCAGGCACGCGCTGCCTCTTCCCGTATTCCCCTGAAATTACTGGAATCCCTGGGCGAACGCAGCGCGCTCCTTCGCTGTATGGATCGTTGCCGCGAAATTGACGGCGCCGAACTGGTCATCGCCGCGGTTGCCGACGGCCCCGGAGATGATGAAATCGCCGAAGAAGCCAGTGATGCCGGCTATATGGTCACGCGTGGCCCGGAGGAGGATGTCCTCGCCCGCATGGCCGCCGCCGCCAGGGATTCCGGCGCGGAGACGATTTTGCGCGTCGAAGGCCATCATCCCTTCATTGATCCGCAAATCTGCCATCGCGTCGTCCAGTTGCTTGATGACACTCATGCCGATTTTGCCTGTAATGACATGCCCTTGCGCTTCCCCAACGGGCTCCAGTGCGAGGCCTTTCCGGTCCACCTCCTGCATGAGGCGGAACGCAATGCGACAAAGCCCTTTGATCGCCAGTCGGTAACGGGCTGGATCCGCACCCATCCGCGCATCCGCCGCGTCGCACTGACCGGGCCGGGCCAGGGCCTGGAAAATCTGCGCTGGACGCTGGAAGAACCGGAAGACTTGGATTTCTGCGCCGCCGTTTATGCCGAGCTGGGGGATCGCGCCGCCAGCATCGGTGCCGCCGAACTCGCCGCCCTCTGCCTGCGCCGCCCGGATATTGCGGGCCTGAATGCGGGTCTCAACGCCGCCGTTCCGGTCATTGGGACGCCGGAATTTGCAACGCCCCCGATGGCGTTTCGTGTGGCTGCTTAG
- the flgF gene encoding flagellar basal-body rod protein FlgF, which produces MDNALMIGLSRQLTLRREMDITANNIANANTPGFHVESLLLRNEAAPTATSQDGPDDLQYVDAWGVGRDFRMGTLEFTGRPFDVALEGDGFFQVETANGDALYTRDGRFRIDNNGQLAASDGALVLDDLGLPIAVDPALGTVMISEDGALVQNNTEIARLGVYRFENLGALEKTGSGRYAASEEAPADIANEFQIRQGYVESSNVQPILELTRMIETMRAYESVSRFISQGEELSRKAIERLGRV; this is translated from the coding sequence ATGGACAATGCTCTGATGATAGGGCTTTCGCGACAGCTTACGCTGCGCCGCGAAATGGATATCACCGCGAACAATATCGCGAATGCCAACACGCCCGGATTTCACGTCGAAAGCCTTTTGCTTCGCAATGAAGCTGCACCGACGGCCACCTCGCAGGACGGGCCGGACGATCTTCAATATGTCGACGCCTGGGGCGTCGGCCGCGACTTTCGCATGGGAACGCTGGAATTTACCGGCCGCCCGTTCGATGTCGCCCTGGAGGGTGACGGCTTCTTTCAGGTCGAGACCGCCAATGGCGATGCGCTCTACACCCGCGATGGCCGCTTTCGTATCGACAATAATGGCCAGCTGGCAGCGTCCGATGGCGCGCTGGTGCTGGATGATCTGGGTCTGCCCATTGCGGTCGATCCGGCGCTGGGCACGGTGATGATCTCAGAAGACGGCGCGCTGGTTCAGAACAATACCGAGATTGCCCGCCTGGGTGTCTACCGCTTTGAAAATCTGGGCGCGCTGGAGAAGACCGGGTCCGGACGTTATGCCGCGTCCGAAGAGGCACCAGCCGATATCGCCAACGAATTCCAGATCCGTCAGGGCTATGTCGAAAGCTCGAATGTCCAGCCCATTCTGGAGCTGACCCGCATGATCGAGACCATGCGGGCTTACGAATCCGTTTCACGTTTCATCTCGCAAGGCGAGGAATTGAGCCGGAAGGCGATCGAACGCCTCGGCCGCGTCTAA
- a CDS encoding flagellar basal body P-ring protein FlgI: MRRATFFFAVFTFVIGCLVLNAPAHANSRIKDIADVEGVRDNQLVGYGLVVGLDGTGDSLRNAAFTRQSLSAMLERFDVNTRDATLNTRNTAAVIVTAHLPPFGTQGTRVDITVSAIGDAGSLQGGTLIATPLIGADGQVYAVGQGQLAVGGFSAQGDGAAVTRGVPTAGRIANGALIEREMQFDLAGRSAIRLALRNPDFTTARRTAVAINNYLGTEAARASDPATVVLTRPDFFEGDMVALLAEIELLRVEPDLPARVIIDEATGTIVMGENVRVSTVAIAQGNLTISVTESPVASQPAPFSDGETVVLPRTNVSVEEDMSQLGVLDDGVSLSDLVDGLNALGVSPRDMIAILQAIAASGALQAEIEVL; this comes from the coding sequence ATGCGCCGCGCCACATTTTTCTTCGCTGTCTTCACCTTCGTGATCGGCTGTCTGGTGCTGAATGCACCGGCGCACGCCAATTCCCGCATCAAGGATATTGCCGACGTGGAAGGCGTCCGCGACAACCAGCTGGTCGGCTATGGCCTGGTGGTCGGGCTGGACGGTACGGGCGACAGCCTGCGCAATGCCGCCTTCACCCGGCAATCCCTCTCCGCCATGCTGGAGCGCTTCGACGTCAATACGCGCGATGCGACGCTGAATACCCGCAATACCGCCGCCGTCATCGTCACCGCCCATCTGCCGCCGTTCGGCACGCAGGGCACGCGGGTGGATATCACCGTCTCCGCCATCGGCGATGCCGGCAGTTTGCAGGGCGGGACGCTGATCGCGACGCCGTTGATCGGGGCGGACGGACAGGTCTATGCCGTCGGTCAGGGACAGCTCGCCGTCGGTGGCTTCTCCGCCCAGGGCGATGGTGCCGCCGTCACCCGCGGCGTACCCACCGCCGGGCGCATTGCCAATGGCGCGCTGATCGAGCGGGAGATGCAATTTGATCTGGCCGGGCGCTCAGCCATCCGCCTTGCCCTGCGCAATCCGGATTTCACCACGGCGCGCCGCACGGCCGTCGCCATCAACAATTATCTCGGCACGGAAGCGGCCCGCGCATCGGACCCGGCGACGGTCGTTCTGACCCGCCCGGACTTCTTTGAAGGCGATATGGTCGCCCTGCTGGCCGAGATCGAGCTCCTGCGCGTCGAGCCGGATCTGCCCGCCCGTGTCATCATCGATGAAGCCACCGGCACCATTGTCATGGGCGAGAATGTGCGCGTCTCCACCGTGGCGATTGCACAGGGCAATCTGACCATCTCTGTTACCGAAAGCCCGGTCGCCAGCCAGCCGGCGCCCTTCTCCGATGGCGAGACGGTCGTCCTGCCGCGCACCAATGTCTCCGTCGAGGAGGATATGAGCCAGCTGGGCGTGCTCGATGATGGCGTCTCGCTGTCGGATCTCGTCGATGGCCTCAATGCGCTCGGCGTCTCTCCGCGCGACATGATCGCGATATTGCAGGCGATTGCCGCCTCCGGCGCGCTGCAGGCCGAGATCGAGGTGCTCTAG
- the flgG gene encoding flagellar basal-body rod protein FlgG encodes MRSLTTAATGMQAQQMNVEVISNNIANMNTTAFQRQRAEFQDLIYQNVERMGASSSDAGTIVPTGVQVGLGVQAASVYRITEQGSLNQTGNRYDLAINGRGYFRIQLPSGEDAYTRAGNFAISPDGQIVTTDGYTVAPGIAIPQGTRDVAINQQGQVQAIIDGDPTPQIVGQLELSNFFNEAGLEARGDNLFTETAASGAATSGTPGSTGFGVVRQGFVESSNVNAVSEITALIQAQRAYEMNARVISASDEMLAASSNLR; translated from the coding sequence ATGCGCTCACTCACCACCGCCGCAACGGGCATGCAGGCCCAGCAGATGAATGTCGAGGTCATCTCGAACAACATCGCCAACATGAACACCACCGCTTTCCAGCGGCAGCGGGCCGAATTTCAGGACCTGATCTACCAGAATGTCGAGCGGATGGGGGCTTCCTCGTCCGACGCAGGCACCATCGTGCCGACCGGGGTTCAGGTCGGGCTCGGTGTGCAGGCCGCCTCGGTCTACCGCATCACCGAGCAGGGCAGTCTGAACCAGACCGGCAATCGCTATGACCTGGCCATCAATGGCCGCGGCTATTTCCGCATCCAGCTGCCATCGGGCGAGGATGCCTATACCCGCGCCGGCAATTTCGCCATCAGCCCGGACGGGCAGATCGTGACCACGGACGGCTATACCGTCGCGCCCGGCATTGCCATTCCGCAAGGTACACGCGATGTGGCGATCAACCAGCAGGGACAGGTGCAGGCCATCATTGATGGCGACCCGACCCCGCAGATTGTCGGCCAGCTGGAATTGTCCAACTTCTTCAACGAGGCGGGTCTGGAAGCGCGCGGCGACAATCTCTTCACCGAGACGGCCGCGTCGGGGGCTGCCACCAGCGGAACGCCGGGTTCGACCGGGTTCGGCGTGGTCCGGCAGGGCTTTGTTGAATCGTCGAACGTCAATGCGGTCTCCGAAATCACGGCACTCATCCAGGCCCAGCGGGCCTACGAGATGAATGCGCGGGTGATCTCGGCGTCTGACGAGATGCTGGCTGCCAGCTCCAACCTTCGCTGA
- a CDS encoding flagellar basal-body protein FlbY — translation MSLLAANSPAERAEALILLTTRLTGLIEQETALFEARRPLETQSFQDEKSKLATIYRREIAAVKQQPDRLEGAPEAARRQLKEVTVRFTSALEANGRAVEALRVLTEGIVRAVADEAGRLKDQDAGYGPGARRPSSPSIAVNQRA, via the coding sequence ATGAGCCTTCTGGCCGCCAACTCCCCTGCCGAACGCGCCGAGGCGCTGATCCTCCTGACCACGCGCCTGACCGGGCTGATCGAGCAGGAGACCGCGCTGTTCGAAGCCCGGCGTCCGCTGGAAACGCAATCCTTCCAGGATGAGAAGTCCAAGCTTGCGACCATCTACCGGCGCGAGATTGCCGCCGTGAAGCAACAGCCCGACCGGCTGGAGGGCGCGCCCGAAGCTGCCAGACGTCAGCTGAAAGAGGTAACGGTGCGCTTTACCTCCGCGCTGGAAGCCAATGGCCGCGCGGTCGAGGCGCTGCGGGTTTTAACCGAAGGCATTGTCCGCGCCGTCGCCGATGAAGCCGGACGCCTGAAGGATCAGGATGCGGGATACGGTCCCGGCGCGCGCCGCCCGTCATCGCCATCGATCGCGGTGAACCAGCGGGCTTAA